A window of Thermodesulfobacteriota bacterium genomic DNA:
TTATGATAACCCTCCAACCCTGCCTGTTGCCACCACTCGGAGCAAAGCGTGCGTTGTCTAGAATTTTAAAGAGCGTGGGGTCAGGCATTGGATCATCAGTGAATTCTCTCGTAGAAAACGTAGTGCGCATAACATCGTACAGTTCCATTGGTAGTCCTCCTGAAAAGAATTTTGCGGTTGTTGATTAGATATTAGAGATATTGTATCCAGAGATCGCGTGTCTGTAGGCGCAGTATTCACAATCGCTTGAGGGTTTAGGTGGAGTGGATTCTCGGAGACATTTTTCGATTTCGAAGATCAGACCTTCAACCCAACTGTCACTTCCCACATGCGGTATAATTGTAAGAACAAATTCCAGCCTTGCATCAAACCTTTCACGATTTGAATTCCCGTTACAATATAGAAAATAACCGGTATCAGATACCTTATAATCATTCTGTCTGATCAGCCACTGATAAATCTCCATCTGCCTCTTATATCCCTTGTGCCACTCTTTGTCTAAGGACGTAATCTTTTCGTAAATACTCGTTGACTTATAATCTACGACAAGGAGCTCACCGTTGGAGTTTTGCCATAAATCGTCTATCGCTCCAAATATCAGAAGGTTGGTAGGTCTATGCAGAAATTGAACGCCTCTAAGGCTATTTCTCCAATCGTCAAGCTTTTCATGATCGATCGGGATAGCATCAATGCCATATTCTTTCATGATGGGGTGTGATTCTCCACTTTTTCTATAAATATCAAATTCCTTTTTGAGCAGCCTATCGACAGCGCTGTTCAGGGTGAATGGAAAGCTGGGTGGCCGTCCTATTCCAATGCGCCTGTCCAGGTAAAAACATAACGGACATTCAAGATAAAGATCTATCTTTGATCTGCTCACTTTGAAGGGAATTGCACTATCGGGATCAAACAGCTTCCTGGATCTTTTAGATTTGTTGCACGCAGACACAATAAGAATTATTATAAGGTCATAATTTCTCTAAGAGAAGAGGAATGTTAACATCGTTAATGATCAAGTGATTGTTAAAAAAAATGATCGGGACTGGAAAGTCCCAACTATCCGCGATGGGATATTATGGATTTGATACAGCGTCAAAAATTATAGGCGGTGTTTTCTAACACCGCAATCAGACGTTAGTAGGCTATTTTGAGTCAAGGCGTGTATTGAGTTTGTTGCCAGGCACCTAGAAGCTCTCTTTGAGAAACCGGTATTGAGTATCTTTTAGAATTGTAAATAAACATCCGGTACTTCATAATTTAATCACAGTCGAATTTTTGTTTGGCAGTCCTTTTGAGGTTAACGATGTTGAGATGACCGGACAATGGTAACATTAGCAGTTCTATTGGTGTCATACTTAGTTCTAGCTTTGATTAACGTAGAAAAGGGGTTGAGGGGTCGAATATCACTTGCTGTCCTTCTCATTTTCACTGGAATCTCTCATTTTTATAAAACACAGGAAATGGCGATGATGTTGCCCGATTATCTTTCATATAAATCCGGAATAATTTATATAACGGGCGCGTTAGAATTATTGGGCGCAGTTGGAATATTGATACCACGGGTTCAGAGCCTGGCGGCGATTTGCTTAATTCTTATGTTCGTTGGGTTTCTGCCGGCCAACGTGTATGCTGCGTTTAAATATGTTGAGTTTGGCGGTCACTCGTATGGGCCAAAATATTTATTGTTCCGCATACCTCTGCAATTATTTTTTATCTGGTGGACCTACAGATATACGATTCAATTGTCAAATAGGCGAAACAAATAGCATTGATAAAATTTTTCACGCTTTAAATTTAATATAAATCCACCAAATCTGACTGCTGGGCGGGGTTGGAAAAACCCGCCTATCGTATTTGTCTATTAATTGTAAACCCAAAGAACGAACCGTGGCAGATTTTTGTGCCGCATAATCGTTGTGGTTGATATATGTCCGGGGTTGGAAAACCCCGCCTATCGGATATATATAAATTCTAACCCCAAAGACGGATAGACGGGACAGGGCTGTCCCGAATAATCCTTGTGAATCATCTGTGTCCGGGGTTGGTGCCCCCGGCTATCGTGTTTGTGTGTTAATTTTATCCCCCAATAACGGCGGGTTGGACATTCCCGTAACAATATTGATTCTGCTTGATCCTGTTGAATGTATGAATAAGATTGAACGCCATCCACCGATAGGCGGGACATTCCTGTCCCGCATATTTTTTTCAGATCGATTTGCTTTTGCCTACATAAAATTTCAGAATATTTCTGATGATTGAAGATTTCTTACTGGACGATTTCGATGTCGGTAATATCTTGGGGAAGCTCTCTGAATTCGGAGCATTTTCTATAAGGATTTTAATAGAAGATTTCAGACTATGTCTGCTCAAGGAAGCAGAATCGTATATCTACAGATCGGAGCAAGAAATTGTTGGACGCAATGACAAGATTGTGATACAGCAAATGTCCACATTCGAAGAATTTCCAGGGAACAGTAAGTTCTATAATCTTAAGATAGCTTTTCAGGCGCTTCTTGAAGATTGCCTCAAAAATCTAAAACCCTATCCTTTCCATACAAGACTCCTATTTAATTCTATGTCTCTCCAAAGATATGAAAAAGGTTCTATCGGTATTACACCCCATCGAGATGGCTTTAAATATAAAAATCTGATTTCTAATTTCAATATCGATGGCGGGGGTAGATTTTTTACCTGTACTGATAGATCAGGAAAGGGTTCATGCGAAATACCGTTCCCGCCAGGTAGCGTCCTTCTCATGCGGGCCCCAGGATTTTTAGGAAGTGACGAAAGGCCATTTCATTATGTATCCGATATACAGGGAACAAGGTATGTATTCGGTTTGAGGCAAAAGGTACCGTACGATTAATTATTGGGTAAAAGGATCTTAGCTCTTTCTGTTAAAATGGTTTCTGAAAATTTCTATAAACCACTTTAATACGTCATAGAAAATTAAACTGTGACTTTTTAATACTTAAATTGATTTCTTAGCGTTATCGATTTAACCTATTAATAAAATGCAGTTTTTATAATTGATAAATGTCAAAGAAATATCCCAAGCTAGAGCAGGTTACTCCTCCTCTATTCAAAGCTCCAAAATCGGCTGTTCCTCTTGCTGAAAGGGTTAGGCCCAAAAGGCTGAATGAGTTCATAGGCCAGGGTCATCTGCTTGGCAGAGACGGTGTTATCAGTAGGATGATACAGGTTGGGACTATCCCCGCGATGATTTTATGGGGACCCCCCGGCACCGGGAAAACGACGCTTGCAAGGCTGTTTGCAGGGACGCTGAAGGCAGATTTTATTCAAATAAATGCTATTTCATCCGGGGTAAAGGAATTAAGGGAAATAGTAGATCGAGCACAAAGGTCGCTGGAGATCGGGATAAAGACAATTCTATTTATCGATGAAATACACAGGTTTAATAAGGCCCAGCAGGCCGCTCTGCTTAAAAGCGTAGAAGAAGGGACAATCATTCTCATCGGCGCGACCACCGAAAACCCTTCATTTGAGGTGATATCCCCATTACTATCCAGATGTCAGGTTTATGTGCTAAACCCATTAACTAAAGATGAATTGGAGACAATTCTAAAAAGGGCTTTAGAAGCAGATGAAATTATGAGAGGCGTGTCATTAGCTGAAGACGCGAGGGAAGAATTAATTAGACTCTCGGGAGGCGACGCCAGGGTTATGCTCAATGCCCTGGAGGTCTCTTTTAATTTGAGTAAGGGTGAAACACCAGTAAAAATCGATAAAAACAGAGTTCGTGAGGCCTATCAAACTCAACATTATAAGTATGATCAAAGTGGGGAAGAGCATTATAATACGATTTCAGCGTTTATCAAAAGCGTAAGGGGTAGTGACCCTGATGCAGCTATTTATTATCTTGCAAGAATGCTCGAAGCGGGAGAAGATCCGAAATTCATTGCACGAAGACTGGTGATTCTAGCTTCTGAAGACATTGGTAACGCCGAGCCATATGCGCTCACGTTGGCAACATCCTGCTTCACAGCGGTGCACTACGTAGGCATGCCAGAAGCAACGTTGATCCTTGCACAGACAACCGCTTATCTCTCTAGCTGTCCAAAGAGTAATTCTTCTACAATCGCGATATCAAAAGCAATGTCAGATGTGGAAGCAAGACCATATGTTCAAATCCCGATACATCTGAGAAACGCGCCTACGAAGCTGATGAAGGATTTAGGATACGGGAGAGACTATAAGTATTCCCATGACTACCAGGACCATTTTGTTGAGCAGGGATATTTGCCTGACGAGCTGAAAGGCAGGATTTATTACGAACCCACTGAAATTGGAAAAGAAGCAAATCTAAAAAAGTATCTTGAAAAGGTTTGGAAAAAACGGAGAAAAGAAGAAGAATAGATTTGCGAAGAATAGCTATGTAGGGACTGATGCCCTCATCAGTGCATATATTAATGCTCGTTTGGTGAACGGGCGCTACGATTGTATATAATTTCGAAATATAATTTTAATAACCTGCTGACTTTCCCTTCCTTTCTATCAACTCGACCCTGTATGAATCGGGGTCTTCGACAAATGCAATAACGGTTGTGCCATGCTTCATGGGTCCGGGGGGTCTAACGACCTTTCCCTCTAGCTCGTTAATCTTTTCACAGGCAGCATAAATATCCTCAACACCGAATGCCATGTGACCGTAAGCATTACCGAGGTCATATTTATCGGTGTCCCAGTTATATGTCAATTCCAAAAATGGCTCAGTGTCTCCGCCATAACCTAGAAACGCGAGCGTGAATTTCCCATCGGGGTAGTCTGTTTTTCTATGGAGTTTAAGCCCCAAAACCTCTGTATAAAATTTAATTGATTTATCTAAATCGCCAACCCTGATCATGGTGTGTAGAAATCGCATCATAACCTCCTGCGCCGTATTATCAAATAATTTATCATACACATAAAATGAAGCTAATTAAACATATTGTCAGGAACCCAAACGCAGTTAATCTTATCTAAATATTAAGTTCATTAAATAGTATAGTAATATAGTGTGTTAATATCACGGTAAAAAACTATTAAAGGGAGGTATTACAAAATGGCAGATGATGAGAGGTGGTTCGAAAAGCTTGCCCCTGAGATGGCCGAAGGATGGTGGAAATTTTACAATGCGGTCGAAGGCGAAACAAAGCTGGACAAGAAAACAAAGGCCTTGATTGCGATTGCCGTAGCTCTTCACGGAAGATGCCCTCACTGTACTGGTTCACGAATTAAAAAAGCTCTTTCCCTGAAGATAAGTAAAGAAGAAATAGCCGAAACAATTATGATGACTGCGCTACTTTCTTCAGGAACAGATATTTTCTGGGCCAAGGAAGTATATGATAAGTACTTGTTATAAATGTAGTCATTGACGACCCGGGGTGATTGCGAGAGACTGAAAAAGTCCCGAAGCAATCTTATAAAATCGCAGGAGAACACTTCGCTGGGGTCTCTACTGGGCACTTTGGTTGACTCAGTACAGGTCTGTCGAAGTGCTTGCAATTGGAAAAGCCAGTTATTTCGAGGACAGGATCATAAGAATTATTTTCTTCATTTATCTTACTTTTCTTTTTAACTTCTTTGTCTTGATACTGAAACAGGTTCAGCACGGAGTACAAAGAAACAATCCTTCGACTTCGCTCAGGACCAGGCTGTCCCCCTTGTTGTCATTCCCGCGGATTGTTAGCGGGAATCCATGCTTTTACCTCTGGATCCCCGACTACTGATTTCGGGGATGACAGACCGACTAAAAAATTTAATTCAACCACAACCCGCAAATTTTTCTATACGTCTTCGTTCCTGATTTTCTTAACGCAATTTTTGGAATGCCGTTCAAAAAATAGGTGACAACAGACACTTCTTTCAGTAAACAAGTATCTGTCACCTATTTTCTACTTGATTCTCTAGGTCATTTGAATAAATTGCTGGATCAGTGCGACCAGAGTTTCTGGCGCGTCCTCCTGACAGAAATGGCCGACATTTTCTAACTCAATTATAGGGCCAGTCGGGTAGAGTATTTTGAAATCTGCGATCGCCCTGGCTGGAGGTATGGCCCTGTCACGCATACCTTCAGCCAGCATCGCTGGCTTCTTGCGTAACTCGTCGATTCCGTCCACCCCCTCTTTTACATAATTGAGTATCCGTTGCTGGGCTACATCTAGGGGAAATTCTATAGCGCCTTTGCACTCGGATTTGTTCTCAAATGGCGAAGAGTATGCCCTGAGCCACGTTTGATCCACAACCTCTGAATTCTCAAACCCGAGCAGCTTCATCACACTCAGAGTCGTAGTATTTAAGTTTCCTAACACCTCATAGTAGGAACCATCTTCTAATCCTTTTATTACCCAAGTAAACCACGGTGATGTATGTAATGCCGGGATTTTTGGAGCATTTGGCACAAGGGGTCCATAGCCCAGAAGGGTATTCATGAGACAGAATCGCTTTACTCGATCTGGGTAGCGAACGGTGTAAGCACTGCATATTGGCCCACCCCAGTCCTGTGCGACAAAGGTAATGTCCCGAAGGTCAAGTTCTTCTACTAATCCTACAAGATTTTCAACATGAGTTCGGAGAGTATATTCTTTATCCCGAGGTGTTTCACTTTTTCCAAAACCCATATGATCGGGTACGATCACCCTATTGGTCTTGGAAAGGGGGGGTATGAATTTTCGATAGAGATAACCCCAGGTTGGCTCTCCGTGTAGACAAATTATCGGGTCACCTTCACCTTCATCTACGTAATGCATCTTAAAACCGTTGACCTCGGAAAAATGAGGTTTGAAGGGGAAGGTTCCATTAAATGTTTCATCTGCGGGTATCATATAGATTATCTCCTTTGCTTACCTAGATTTTCACAATCTTCAGATTGATATCGAATTCTATGTCTTTAGTCCGAGGAATAGTATAATTCTGGGAAAACTAATATCAAAAAGGATGATTTTTCCAAAAATATGACCTTCATGATAGGGATTGGGAATAACTAGCGGGTTTTCTTCTCAATGGATTTTTTTAGAAACTGAGTCAAGTTAATATTGTCTAAATAGGAGGATCATTTCATGGATAAAAGAGCTTTTCAGGATTACCTTCGTAGAAACAAATGCTGGGGTTGTGGAAGCGATAATGAAAAAGGACTACGATTGAAAAGCTATTGGTCTGGTGAAGAATCCGTCTGCGCGTGGGTGCCGAGCCCGCAGCATATGGCGGGTCCACCAAACATACTAAATGGAGGGATTATCGCGACCATAATCGATTGTCACTCAGTGTGCACAGCAATTGCGGCGGCATACAGGGAAGAGGGAAGGGGATTGGATACGGAACCATTTATTTGGTATGTTACAGCATCATTAAAAGTTGACTATCACAGGCCTGCACATATTGATAAGCCTGTTGACCTCAGGGCCAGAATTTCAAAAATAGAAGGTAGAAAAACCTTGGTTAGTTGCTCGCTCTTTTCAAATCGAATAAAATGTGCCGAAGGAGAAATTCTAGCTATACGTGTCGCTGCTGAGGATTGGTATCATCAGGTGTAACATCAAAATCTAATCTGATTCATATTATGAATCTTGTTTAATAGATGGATTCAGAGTTGTTACATAGTTTTTAAATCAGGTGAAGATAATATGCTGACGTCCATGTTTTTTGCGTTTTATTTCTTTTCGTCAATTAATTCGTTTGCAGAAGAATTACCAAAGCCAGTTAAAACAGAACTCATAGCAGACGTTTCGCGAATAAAAGCGGGGGAAGCATTCAAGATAGGCGTCAGATTTAAGATTGAACCAAATTGGCATATATACTGGAAAAACCCCGGTGATTCTGGATTGCCTACCTCGGTTAATTTTGTCGTTCCTCATGGTTTTATTGTGGGGGATCTTCGCTGGCCTATACCCATGATCTTCAAACGACCCGGAGATATAGAGGACTTTGGTTATGAAGCATCGTTGCTTTTATTTGCCGAAGTCAAGACGCCCTCCGATCTTTCAAACAATGAAACCATACCCATAAAGGCGGAGGCGACGTGGACCAGTTGTTCAGATATCTGTATACCAGGAAAGAGCAATCTTGAAGTCTCAATTTTGCCTACTGATTCAGTAACTCATGCAAACAGATCATTATTCGGAGAATGGGAAACACGCTTGCCAAAGAATTACGATGCTCGCGCGAGTCCATTTATCGCGCTCATTGAAGGGCGCATGAACAACGATCAAACAGATTCAAATATTACGGTGTCACTTGACTGGAGAAAAAAACCGCTGGATGTAGATTGGATTCCCGCACCGGTAGATGAATTAGAGATTGATAATATCCAAATGAATAAAAGAAATGATAAAACCGACATTACATTCGAGGCATCGGCGTATCCCGGTCAAAAACTAGATTCTGATAGTCTGGAATCGTTGGTATTATATGTGGATAAAGATGGCAGACGTAATGGCACTGTCTTGCAAATTCCACTTAAGGGGAATTTGAAAAATTAAAAAACAAACAGGCAAAAATCGTGATCTTAAGAGTCCTATAACTTATTCTTAGAAAAATGAATAGAGTCAAAGAAGGTAAATTAAGCTCAAGGAGAGAATCATGAAATTGAATTCATGGATTAAGATGATTCTTTTTTCAACTTCAATATTTTTCTCATTAATCACCGGTTTAAGTGCTCTGGACAATAAGACCAAGGCAGAGGTCGGATCTCCGGCACCCGATTTTACTCTCGAAGATCAAAAGGGTAATGTGGTTAAGCTATCAGACATTAACGATAGTATAATTGTGCTTGAGTGGATGAACCCTGATTGCCCTTTCGTCCAAAGGCATTACAACTCCAAGACAATGACCACATTAGCGGATAAATATAGAGAAAAGAACGTGGTTTGGATGGCTATTAACAGCACACATTACATGAATAAGGAAGACGATCAAAATTGGATCAATAAGTTTAAAGTTGGCTATCCTATCCTGGATGATAGCTCGGGGAGTGTTGGTAAACTCTACGACGCAAAGACCACCCCAAACATGTATATAATAGATCCGTCCGGGATACTCGTTTATTCGGGAGCGATCGACGACGACCCGCGGGGATCAAAGGATGGAAAGGCATTGAACTACGTTGATCAGGCTCTTGAGGAAATACTCGCCGGAAAGACTGTCACAATATCTCAAACCAAACCGTACGGCTGTTCGGTTAAATATTCAAATTAGGTTTGGATTCAGGGGATGTAAGAGCATGTGATGATCAGTGGCTATTGAGTTAATTTTGAACGGCGATACGTCTATCTATGGGTTTCTAATTTCTTTAGACATAATCTATTTATTCAGTTTGCTGGTTGGTTGCAATTCATATCTTTTGAGATGAAAAATCCGCCAAAGAACGCAATAC
This region includes:
- a CDS encoding redoxin domain-containing protein yields the protein MKLNSWIKMILFSTSIFFSLITGLSALDNKTKAEVGSPAPDFTLEDQKGNVVKLSDINDSIIVLEWMNPDCPFVQRHYNSKTMTTLADKYREKNVVWMAINSTHYMNKEDDQNWINKFKVGYPILDDSSGSVGKLYDAKTTPNMYIIDPSGILVYSGAIDDDPRGSKDGKALNYVDQALEEILAGKTVTISQTKPYGCSVKYSN
- a CDS encoding alpha/beta fold hydrolase, whose translation is MIPADETFNGTFPFKPHFSEVNGFKMHYVDEGEGDPIICLHGEPTWGYLYRKFIPPLSKTNRVIVPDHMGFGKSETPRDKEYTLRTHVENLVGLVEELDLRDITFVAQDWGGPICSAYTVRYPDRVKRFCLMNTLLGYGPLVPNAPKIPALHTSPWFTWVIKGLEDGSYYEVLGNLNTTTLSVMKLLGFENSEVVDQTWLRAYSSPFENKSECKGAIEFPLDVAQQRILNYVKEGVDGIDELRKKPAMLAEGMRDRAIPPARAIADFKILYPTGPIIELENVGHFCQEDAPETLVALIQQFIQMT
- a CDS encoding replication-associated recombination protein A → MSKKYPKLEQVTPPLFKAPKSAVPLAERVRPKRLNEFIGQGHLLGRDGVISRMIQVGTIPAMILWGPPGTGKTTLARLFAGTLKADFIQINAISSGVKELREIVDRAQRSLEIGIKTILFIDEIHRFNKAQQAALLKSVEEGTIILIGATTENPSFEVISPLLSRCQVYVLNPLTKDELETILKRALEADEIMRGVSLAEDAREELIRLSGGDARVMLNALEVSFNLSKGETPVKIDKNRVREAYQTQHYKYDQSGEEHYNTISAFIKSVRGSDPDAAIYYLARMLEAGEDPKFIARRLVILASEDIGNAEPYALTLATSCFTAVHYVGMPEATLILAQTTAYLSSCPKSNSSTIAISKAMSDVEARPYVQIPIHLRNAPTKLMKDLGYGRDYKYSHDYQDHFVEQGYLPDELKGRIYYEPTEIGKEANLKKYLEKVWKKRRKEEE
- a CDS encoding carboxymuconolactone decarboxylase family protein: MADDERWFEKLAPEMAEGWWKFYNAVEGETKLDKKTKALIAIAVALHGRCPHCTGSRIKKALSLKISKEEIAETIMMTALLSSGTDIFWAKEVYDKYLL
- a CDS encoding DoxX family protein, whose product is MVTLAVLLVSYLVLALINVEKGLRGRISLAVLLIFTGISHFYKTQEMAMMLPDYLSYKSGIIYITGALELLGAVGILIPRVQSLAAICLILMFVGFLPANVYAAFKYVEFGGHSYGPKYLLFRIPLQLFFIWWTYRYTIQLSNRRNK
- a CDS encoding PD-(D/E)XK nuclease family protein, whose protein sequence is MSACNKSKRSRKLFDPDSAIPFKVSRSKIDLYLECPLCFYLDRRIGIGRPPSFPFTLNSAVDRLLKKEFDIYRKSGESHPIMKEYGIDAIPIDHEKLDDWRNSLRGVQFLHRPTNLLIFGAIDDLWQNSNGELLVVDYKSTSIYEKITSLDKEWHKGYKRQMEIYQWLIRQNDYKVSDTGYFLYCNGNSNRERFDARLEFVLTIIPHVGSDSWVEGLIFEIEKCLRESTPPKPSSDCEYCAYRHAISGYNISNI
- the gloA gene encoding lactoylglutathione lyase, which encodes MRFLHTMIRVGDLDKSIKFYTEVLGLKLHRKTDYPDGKFTLAFLGYGGDTEPFLELTYNWDTDKYDLGNAYGHMAFGVEDIYAACEKINELEGKVVRPPGPMKHGTTVIAFVEDPDSYRVELIERKGKSAGY
- a CDS encoding protein-disulfide reductase DsbD domain-containing protein, which encodes MLTSMFFAFYFFSSINSFAEELPKPVKTELIADVSRIKAGEAFKIGVRFKIEPNWHIYWKNPGDSGLPTSVNFVVPHGFIVGDLRWPIPMIFKRPGDIEDFGYEASLLLFAEVKTPSDLSNNETIPIKAEATWTSCSDICIPGKSNLEVSILPTDSVTHANRSLFGEWETRLPKNYDARASPFIALIEGRMNNDQTDSNITVSLDWRKKPLDVDWIPAPVDELEIDNIQMNKRNDKTDITFEASAYPGQKLDSDSLESLVLYVDKDGRRNGTVLQIPLKGNLKN
- a CDS encoding PaaI family thioesterase; translation: MDKRAFQDYLRRNKCWGCGSDNEKGLRLKSYWSGEESVCAWVPSPQHMAGPPNILNGGIIATIIDCHSVCTAIAAAYREEGRGLDTEPFIWYVTASLKVDYHRPAHIDKPVDLRARISKIEGRKTLVSCSLFSNRIKCAEGEILAIRVAAEDWYHQV